The proteins below come from a single Oncorhynchus keta strain PuntledgeMale-10-30-2019 chromosome 1, Oket_V2, whole genome shotgun sequence genomic window:
- the LOC118387662 gene encoding immediate early response gene 5 protein-like has translation MEFKVEAHRIMSISLGKIYNSRVQRGGIKLHKNLLVSLVLRSARQVYLSDYYGGICLSAQQAREWCEGEYMASKQGKLVPGSTESLSESDEQSEVAVDKQGPRDVVESPAGLHVETQASGDQDSAENGVSDSGCSDIKTPEESPEATQTCEVASVVTAISSSCISAPSPSDPKEETETPTDCQTDNSESAEKHSYEPKAPQAYTNRKRTADDFELTNSPTKRTKLTSTSLPSTNDENKGETEEMDTSNVSSLITIFGSSFSGLLSNKEGEQPDSEAEDSDSGQICCDQMLKNLNPWSTAIVAF, from the coding sequence ATGGAGTTTAAAGTTGAGGCGCATCGGATTATGAGTATTTCACTTGGAAAGATTTATAATTCCCGAGTGCAACGTGGTGGTATCAAACTACACAAAAATCTACTGGTCTCCCTCGTTCTACGGAGTGCCCGGCAAGTATACCTGAGTGACTACTACGGCGGCATATGCCTGAGCGCCCAGCAAGCAAGAGAGTGGTGTGAGGGGGAGTACATGGCTTCAAAACAAGGCAAATTGGTCCCCGGTTCGACAGAGAGCCTGTCTGAATCGGACGAGCAAAGCGAAGTGGCGGTGGACAAGCAGGGGCCCAGAGATGTGGTTGAATCCCCGGCGGGACTCCACGTAGAAACTCAAGCGAGTGGTGATCAAGACAGCGCCGAAAATGGAGTTTCGGATTCAGGATGTAGCGACATCAAAACCCCGGAAGAGAGTCCAGAGGCTACTCAGACCTGTGAGGTCGCCAGTGTTGTTACTGCCATCTCATCCAGCTGTATCAGTGCTCCCTCTCCGAGTGATCCAAAAGAGGAAACGGAGACGCCGACAGACTGCCAGACGGACAACAGTGAATCAGCGGAGAAACATTCGTACGAGCCCAAAGCTCCCCAGGCTTACACTAACAGGAAACGGACTGCCGATGACTTTGAACTCACAAACTCACCAACGAAAAGAACGAAACTAACTTCCACATCTCTACCTTCTACAAACGACGAGAATAAAGGGGAAACTGAAGAAATGGACACTAGCAATGTATCGAGTTTGATAACAATATTCGGTTCCAGTTTTTCTGGACTCCTGAGTAACAAAGAGGGAGAGCAGCCTGACTCCGAGGCAGAGGACAGTGACTCTGGGCAAATCTGTTGTGATCAAATGCTCAAAAACCTCAACCCTTGGAGTACTGCAATTGTTGCTTTTTAA